The Gymnogyps californianus isolate 813 chromosome 5, ASM1813914v2, whole genome shotgun sequence genome contains a region encoding:
- the CGRRF1 gene encoding cell growth regulator with RING finger domain protein 1: MAAVFLVTLYEYSPLFYITVVFVCFLVTSGLVLGWFGLGVPVILRNSEETESSTRVLKKRMRQVKNPFGLEIPHPATASVTKGITLTPDCLEDCILTCYWGCSVQKLHEALQKHVYCFRIKTPQALEDALYSEYLYRQQYFIKKNDKEEKYCQLPEDAQVVDFGPVPRSRYPLIALLTLADEEDREIYDIISMVAVIHIPDESYRLSCRILYQYLLLAEGQYHDLKQLFMSANSTAPSSSDMSPGERSTDRSLLEKAGLAEDEPELHEENSKDCVVCQNGTVNWVLLPCRHACLCDGCIKYFQQCPMCRQFVQESFPLCSKKEQDEDESTHILQDVLPGRVF, encoded by the exons GTTTGGTTTGGGTGTTCCTGTTATTCTGAGAAactcagaagaaacagaatccAGCACAAGAGTACTGAAAAAGCGGATGAGACAAGTGAAGAATCCTTTTGGGTTAGAAATCCCTCATCCTGCTACAGCTTCAGTAACAA AGGGTATAACACTGACACCTGATTGTCTGGAAGACTGTATTCTTACATGCTACTGGGGCTGCAGCGTTCAAAAACTCCACGAAGCATTGCAGAAACATGTCTACTGCTTCCGAATAAAGACTCCTCAGGCATTAGAGGATGCTCTGTACAGCGAATACCTCTATCGACAACAGTACTt cattaaaaaaaatgacaaggaagaaaaatactgtcagTTACCAGAAGATGCTCAAGTTGTCGATTTTGGCCCAGTGCCTAGATCTCGCTATCCGTTGATAGCACTATTGACATTAGCTGatgaagaagacagagaaatataTGATATT atTTCAATGGTGGCTGTAATTCACATTCCTGATGAGAGCTACAGACTTTCCTGCAGAATATTATATCAGTATCTACTTCTAGCTGAAGGTCAATACCATGATCTGAAG CAACTCTTCATGTCTGCAAATAGTACTGCACCGTCTTCAAGCGATATGTCCCCTGGTGAGAGAAGCACTGACAGAAGCTTGCTAGAAAAGGCCGGACTGGCTGAAGATGAACCAGAATTgcatgaagaaaacagtaaagacTGCGTTGTTTGCCAAAATGGCACAGTGAACTGGGTACTCCTACCCTGCAGGCACGCGTGCTTGTGTGACGGCTGCATTAAGTATTTTCAGCAGTGTCCAATGTGTAGGCAGTTTGTTCAAGAATCTTTTCCACTTTGCAGTAAAAAGGAGCAAGATGAAGATGAATCAACCCATATCTTGCAAGATGTTCTTCCTGGAAGAGttttttaa